GAACCTCGGTAGGCAGAGTGACGATCTTACCTGTCTTTTCACTCAGTTTCTTACAGAATGCCATTGCTTCTTCCCAGCTCACACGGATGGCAGGCTGTTCAGGATTATTGGCAGGATAGCCCTCGTGTACATGATCTTTCCACAACTGGCGGATGAAGCGGCTGTCATGTTCCGGGAAGATTGTGCGGAACTGTTCATTGCTGACTTCAATCTCACCCATCCAGAATCCTTTCTTCACAACCTGCTTATGAGCAGGAGAATAATCGGAATGGCCTCTGTTGCTACCCATCACAAATGAACCGGCAGGAATGCGGACAAAATTCATCTTTACTCCCGGAGCCAATTCAATGCTCATCTTCGTTTCTCCTTCTTTGGCAAGCATAGCCTGGGCAGCAGTTTTATCAAACGGCCAGCCTTTGACTTTTACATCCTTGTCTTTATACTCCTTCTTTTCCGGTTTCACTGGAGCCGGTTTCTCTTGTCCTTCCAGGTATTTGGCATACGAACGGATCTCTGACTGCCAGTCTACACCGGAGCGGGCATATTTCTCCGTCAATTCCGTACGGCGACTGATTTGCTCTACTCCCTTAAATTCATTGGCCTTGAACTTGCCATGATAAGGAGCATTGAAATCAATCCAGTTGTACAGAGCCTGCCATTCCTTGTCGGTCAGTTCCACTCCATGATGTCCCGTCTTCAATATCTTGATCAACGGACTCACGGAAGCATGATACTCATACGGATCGAGCACTTCAATCTCCGCTTCGGGACCTTGACGATATACATAAGGATGCAGATTCAGGTAACTGACTCCAAAACCAGAGAACTTATCTATCTTTCCACCTGTAAAGTCAGCCAGTTTATTAGAACCATCGTGGCAGGCAATACAAGCACGATCCAGCACCGGCTGTACTTCCAGATCAAAAGTGAAAGAACGTACGCCACCTTCCGGCTTCGTAATCTCGTGAGGTGCCATAGCCGAAGCTTTCACACGTTTCGGTATAGGCAATTGATTCTGGTCTTCGTGGCAACCTACACAAGAAACAGTTTCTCCCGGCATACCAGTCAACCAACTACGCATCCACTGAATGGCACGTCCTTCCGAATCCAACGGCTGCAATGAGATAGGTGTATTGGCAGGAATCTTAAATATCGCAGAACCGTCTTCTTCTACAGGAACGGTACCCAGCAAGCGCTTGATATCCCAACCACTCTGAACACCCTGCGCCCAATGGTCGGACGGAGTTTTGTTATAAGCATATTCATAAGCAAGCACACGGAATGCTTTTACTGTACCACGAGGCACACCTTCCAGACCTTCACCTTCGTATATATCCTGAATGAATACGGTAGCCTCCTTACTGGCCAGATTAATCTTTTCAGGAATCACCGGAGGTACCGGACGTTGCACTACAGGAGTCGGACAAATAAGGCCTTCACCTTCAAATTCGGCAATCAGCGTGAGGTTATCGTATATGTCGATCAGATAGACTCCCCACAGGGCGCTTTCATTCAGCTTAGCAGTAACTAGGAAATATTTATCCGTCAATGGATAAGGCTTGATAAACTGAGGCCAAACGCCATCCACCAATCGGTCTTTTACAATCGGTTCTATCTTACGGTCGCGGAAAGGCAATTCCTGCAACATACCTTTCTCTGACTTACGGCTCTTTGAAGGATCAAACAACATCAAACGGCCGGAACGTGTCACACCATGGTGACCGGAAATCACACCGATAAACTGTGACGAACTACCGGGCAGCGGTTTGGCATCGAACGTACTGTTCGGGAAGTAAGAACCACTACCATACAAAGACTTCTGTTCCGTTCCGTCCGGATTCATGTGCATTACGAAGCGGGAAAAATAGTGGGTCAAATCCGTATATTCCCAACGTGTGTACATGATACGGCCATTATTCATAACCGTTGGCGCCCAGTTGGCATCCTGGTCAAAGGTCAGACGACGCAAAGAACCATCTTTCGGATCATACAAGCACATATTACCTACTTCGTCATTACCATTCACGCAAGGTACACCGTTATAACCGATATTGGATACAGCGATAAGCTTACCGGAAGGCAAATAAGTAGCATCAAAGAATTCCAAATCCTTTTCCGGAGTCTCTATGAGTTTCTTCAAACCGGTACCATCCAATTTCACTTCAAATACTTGCCAGCGACGGTCGGTATCTACCATAGAGAACATCAAACGGTCAGCATCCCAATGTAATTTCAAATCAGGCACAGAGGAACCGTTGGTAGGTTTAAAGATAGTACGGGTCTTAACATCTCCACGCAAGTTGGATAACTCCGCAATCTCAGCATTAAAGCCACCTCGTGAAGCGGAAGTCTGATTGGACCAGTTGTTATTCTGAGTACCCAGGGCACGCGGATTCACCTGACGGGCAGAAGTACCTATCTTATAACGGCCGACAATGATCTTATCCATATCCAGCGCTGTATTTGCCAGCAGGATATCACGCTTCAATTGCAAAGCTTTGTTGGCAGCTTCCAAGGCAGAAGCCTCATTTTTATAAATACCGGAGAAACCTTTTCCGGTCAGTAACTTCAGTTCGGCAAGCTTGGCCTGGTTCGTATTCTTATCATAACCGGCATCTTTTACCATGTCATTATAAGCCTCTTCAATGGCACGCATATTCAACCAACACAGAGATTCCTGCAACTGATATACTTTCATAGCCTCCTGTGCCAGATTCAAATAGCCGATAACCTGATCGTCCAAGGTTGGTTTAGAAGCAATCTGTACAACCTGGGCAGTGAAATAAGATTTATCATTCAACAGATTAATAACTTCCGTTGCTATATGTTTTTCGATACCGGCATCATAGGTCGTAACCAACGCTTTCATATCGCTTCCACCGAATGGCAGAAACAAAGTAGCCTCAGTCGGATATTTGGCAACGAGATCCGAAGCAGCTCCGGCACCAGTAATCCCTTGGAGACGGAAAATCACCGTCCCCGCAGAAGAGCGGTTCTCCAATCCGGTCTCCGCCTCAAAGCGGGTATATTTCTTATCCAGAGGAACCACGATTTGCGCATTGGCATTTGCCATGATCGTGCGTTTGTAGGTTTTGCCTTTCATGACTACATCCTGTCCCTTGGCATTCTCATTAAAACGCAGATTGCCGCTACCTGTTTTCTTGAAAGTACTTCTCAAGTCGTTCAGCCAAACCGAAGAGCCATCTGCCGCTACTAATTTAGCATTTGCCCATACAGCCTGATCATCTCCTGTACCATCTACAGTACCCCAGGTATAAAGCACCATTTCATCCAGTCCGGTTATATCCGCCGAGAAAGGCACTGCCACCTCTTTTGCCTTAATTACCTTCGATGCAACCGGCAAACAGGTCTTTTGCATTTCCGCATGGGCCTGATTCTTAGCCGCAGCAATGCTTTCCGCCCACGTAGCAGGCGCTTTCACCTTCGCACTCGCCCTTCGCTGTGCCATAGTGGGAAGCGACAGGGCAATGCATACAGACATTACTAATAATTTCTTATTCATAATACTTTGTTCTAAAGTTAATCTCCTATTTTAAGTTCGGTAAGCGGAAATTGTCTATATAGCAGGCAGCGGATATCTTACCGACATTCTTCTTATCATGCAAGCTCCACACCACTTTACCGTTTTTATCTATCTCTATCAATTGTGGTTCATCCACCGTGGCATCTTTCGTATGTCCATACCAGTTACAAATCAATAGATTCCCATTCTTCAATTGCAGGATTTGCCCTACAAACAATAAAGCAACTCCTTCAATATCCAGTGCATTTACCCGTTTCAACTCTTCGCCTGTCTTGCGGTCGATCACGATATAACAATGATTGTCGCCACAAGGCAACAGCAGATTTTCATCAGGAAGTTCAAGAGACGAGAATGCCTTACCCTCAATCTGGTGTTCAGCGATGATCTTCCCTTTACGGCTTACTTCCAACACTTTCTGTTTTGCCATTACCGGTATCAGATAATTGCTGTTCCGGAGCTGGAATATCTGTCTGAACTGACTGTGGGGTCTTTCCACTTCCAGATTCAATGTTACTTTATTTACTTCTTTACCTTTCTTATCCAATTCTATGAATTGGGCAGGAACACCACATATTCCCAATAACACGCCACCGTTCTGCAACAAGGTAGCTGATTGTAATTCCGTCTTGTCCGGTGTTTTATAATCCCAGACCACCTGATGATCCCATGTCACAAGTTTTGCTCCCCGCTTATACGAATACAAGATTTCTCCCTTCCGGGTCAAAGCAACCGCATTACATTCTTCCCCTTTCTCCAAAGCATGCTGCCATTCCACTTTCCCCGTCTGTTTATCCAGCAGCAGGATATTCGGATTTCCGGAACCGGCAACCAAGAGTTTATCTTGTGCTGCCGCCCGAAATCCCATGGAAAGAATGATCCAAATAATTATATAAACCCTCATCATTCTTTTTGTAATCAGTGTTACTTATTCTTCAGTGCATTGAACAGTTCGAATGCCTGTTCCGGTTTCAGGTTTTCGTGTACCACTGCATGAACGGCCTGTATCATAGCGGCAGGAGCTTCCGACTGGAACACGTTACGTCCCATATCCACACCGGAAGCACCCTCGCTGATTGCCTTATAGCACAACTCCAACGCTTCCAGTTCAGGAAGTTTCTTTCCACCTGCAATCACCACAGGAACAGGACATGCTGCCACTACCTTTTCAAAGCCATCACAATAATAGGTCTTCACGATATTCGCTCCATTCTCGGCAGCGATACGGGAAGCTAAACCGAAATAACGGGCATCACGTGCCATATCTTTACCAACAGCCGTCACTCCCATCACCGGTATTCCGTAACGGGTACCTTTATCTACTGCCTTGTACAAGTTGGCAACCGTTTTTGCTTCGTGGGCCGCATCTCCGATAGACAGCATAACTGCCATAGCCGATACATTCATACGTATTGCATCTTCAATGTCAATCAATACGTTGTCATTCAGTTCTGTAAGAATAGAAGTGCCGGCATCCGAACGAAGACAAATAGGTTTATTGGTACTGGGCGGTATCACCGTACGAAGAATGCCGCGTGTACACATCAGGCAGTCCGCATATTCTATCAACGGAACAATGTTCAAATCGATACGCTCCAAACCGGATGTCGGTCCCATAATAAAACCATGGTCAAATGCCAGCATCACGGTTTTGCCTGTCTTCGGATTGAAAATACGCGATAAACGATCCTTCATACCCCACGGAAGATGTTCCGCTCCTTTTACATGAAAACTATTATTAGTAGCAGCTACCCCCAAACCGAAATTGCAGCCTTCTCTTAAATCATCTAAATCAGCCATTTCTTATCTTTTCATTAGTTATTTATCATAAAGCTTTTGCGAACGCATCAAACATGCATGACCAGGATGAAGCCCCGGAATCTGCGTACCCGATAGAGCGTTCGCCGTAATTACGGGCACGTCCGAAGTTTGCCTTCATTTCTTTGGTAGCTTCAGCACCTTTCACAGCCGCTTTAGCACCCGCTGTCAGGATAATCTTCACATCAGCAGAATCACAAGCCTGAATGGCTTCCACCGCCGGTATCAGGGCATCCATCATTGTTTTATCTCCCAGTTTTGCTTTTGTTTGTTTTCTCACACCTTCCAGTCCACCTGCAAACATAGCTTTTACGCCTGCCACGTCCAGTTCGGTACCTTCTGCATGGTCGCTCATTCCTAGGAAAAATCCCCCCAGTAATGTACTGGTCGAACCGCTGATCTCAAGCATCAGGTTAAAACTCATGTCATTCAGCATCGACTTAAATTCAGTGCCCTTATCAGCCGTAGCAACAAGGGCCGACATGGATTGAACGATAGCTGTTCCATGATCGCCATCTCCCAATACCGCATCCAGTTTTGAGAATTCGTCGGAGCGCTCCGTAATGCACACCAGCGCATTACGGAGCATCTTCTTGAAATCATCTATAGTCAGTTTATCCATCTCTTACTTACCAATAGTCGTCCAATAAGGAGCATTAGACATTTTATTATTCAGATAATCTATATGATCGTCATCCAGCAAACCAAGAATCATTTGGAAACCTGCTTGTTCCTGAACGGTCAACAACTCACCGATACGGGCAGCAGCCACTTCGATACCGGCATTTTCCAACACCTGATGAGCTTTGCGATAAACGATATTCATCTCCATGTGCGTAGTTGCTCCTACACCGTTAATAATTAACAGGGCCTTGTTACCGGCTTTCGGTTGGAGTTTCTTCATCAGCAAACCGATCATTTCTTCGGCTGTTTCATCGGCAGAAACCAGTTGCTTGCGACCTCCTCCACCTTCTCCATGTTGCCCCATACCGATTTCAATTTCACCGTCCGGAAGGTCAGAGATAGTCATACCGTTTTGCGGATGGGTACAGGATTTCATTGCCACTGCCAACGTAGCCAAGCGTGCATTGAAGCGTTCACCTATTTCAATAATCTCGTCCAACGACTTACCTTCTTCAGCGGCAGCTCCAACGATTTTAATCAAAGGAACACAACCTGCCAGACCACGGCGATCTTCATCCGGTGCATCCAGTCCTGCACTGATATCATCGTGTGTCAGAATAGTCTTTACCTTAATGCCCGTACGTTCAGCCAACTGGCACGCCATGTTTGCGCTCATGATATCGCCGGAGTGATTCAACACCACAAGCAAGATACCAGCCTCACGTTTGAACATCTGCAAAGCCTGGAACAAACGTTGCGCACCCGGAGCAGCAAAAATATCACCGACTACAGAGCAGTCCAACATTCCGTCGCCCACGAAACCGCTTAATGCGGGTTCATGACCGGAACCACCCAAAGTGATCACAGCTACTTTATCTTCAGCTTTCGCATGTGCACGCACAATAATGTTTTCTCCGCCGATGGCTACCTGGTTACTATAAGCCATTACATATCCTTCCAGCAATTCAGCTGTCAGGTTATCCGGATCATTTATGAATTTATTCATCATAATTTCTTTCTACTAATTGATTATTTATCAAACTGCATTAACTCCAAAGCAATACCTTCTTCTTCAATGAAAGCAATTGTCAGATTCTCTCCGCCCGGCATCGGTTCAACCAATACTTTTGCACCTTCCAGTTCGGCCGCCAGATCATCTACTTCGTAAGCGATATGTGCTACTTTCTGAATCAGTTCAGGCATCCAGCTACCTTCTTCAAAACGCAAATATTCTATCTTATTGGGACTTTCATTAAAGTTAGTCAGCCATACCTTTAATCCTTCCACATATACCTCACCCGGTTGCGGTGTGGTGGTTGGTATTCCAAAATGATTAATCTTTCTCATGGTATTCTTAATTATTGAATGATTTACAAAGCAGCCTGTCCATTAGTGAAACGCAGACCATCGTTATCATGGTAACATGCCCATTCATCTACAATAGCTCCCTCAGGACCGGCCATCATAAAATGGAAAGTACCCAGTTCTTTCAGGCGAAGGACATCACCCACATTCTGCTTCACGAAATTCTTACTCTTGATAGGACCGTGAGATGCCGGAACCGCAGGAGCATTCGGAGTCTCCTCTCCTACCTCGGAGAAGTTATAAACCCAGCCGTGATTTACCATCCATGACTCGTGTTTTGCCGGGAATGCCGTTTTCACATGTGCATGTTCCGGAATCATTTGTCCCGGCAACAAATAAATAGCATGTGCAAAGTAGCCATATTCAGGGTCGTTTACCCAGAAGATGCCTCCCATACCTACATTCTCAAAGTCACCCAAACCGAAATCTGTAAACCAGATATCTTTCTCCATCAGCGGAGTGTAAGGCACACCATAAAATTCAAACATGTCAAGGAATGCTTTCTTGGCAGCTTCCTGATCAAACTTTCCGTCTTTGTAGAAGTCAGCGTTCGTGTACTTCTTCTGATACGTTGCCTTTTCTTGTGTCATAACTTGTTCTGTTTTTTTAGATTCTGCCGTACAGGAAACGAGTCCCATACCGCAGGCGGCAATTAATGCCAAGGTTAATACTTGCTTTAATCTCATGTACTTATCTATTTTAATGGTTAATAATCAGTTTCAACATAATATTCCCATTCCTTCTATCTCTATCAATAGTTCCGAACGGCACACATCTGTTAAAGTATAGATGGCAGGTAAATCGGGGTATCGCTCTGTCACTACCTGTTTTGCTTTTTCCATATCTTCCCAACGTTTCACGTACACGCGGAAGGTGATAAGGGTAGCATTCTCCATAGCAGGAATACCGGAACGATTGAGGTTATCACGAGATACCAGATATTCTATATTCTCCAAGGTAGTCAGTGTTTGCTGTTCAATACCAACACCTTCCAGACTCTGCTCACCACGAATAGCGGCTGTGCCCGATACATATACGAAACCATGATCTTCTTTCCATACAGCCTTGGCACGTTCAAACTTCGGAGTGGTCTTTTGAGGAAGAGCGGCATCCTTTTCTCCCAATAATACATTCTGTGAATAAGCATGAGCGGCAATCTGCAAAGGATTATCCACCCCAAGAACCCTGACACTTCCATCTTTACAGAGTAAGGCATCCACATCAATCATAATGCCGCCCCACTGAGTCCCGATACCGGTAGCAGCCGGATAACCGGTGGTCCACTCCACACCATTATAGAATAGCGAACGTACATCATTGAAATCCTGATAATGCTGGTGTCCGGTTGCATCACAAGCTGTTATCTTTTCAATATAGTTCCATTGACGTATGATTGAAGAAACCGGCATACCTTCCGTTTCCAATACTCCGGCTATCCTGGAAAATACGCCATGAGATTGTTCACGGATGTTTTGACGTAGTACATCTCCCGTCACACCGCTCAGGAACAAGCGTTTACATCCTTCTCTTTCGATAGTGATATAAGGCAAATCTTCCAGTATCCGATATTCAATATGATCTTGTTCCGTCAACTGCACTTCATGCACTTCCATCACCAAGCCCATAGTTTGAGGAGGTTGTGCCACATAGCTTACAGAAGGTTGTTTTTCTTTAAAAAGCTCTTTCACCGCCTCCTTGATGCAAGCAAAACGGGTTACATATTCTTTATTATCCACCGGTGCATCGAATATCACCATGCGTACCGGTGTATAAACCGCCCTGTATTCCGCCAATAATTGCATCAGCATTTCCTTAAAAGGAGCTTTAGCAACTTGCAGGAAATGATGAACAATCTCTATATTTTCGTGTGTAATCATGGTCTTCTTTCTTATCCTATTAAAGTGAATTCACATACTCGGCAAGTTCTTCCGCTTCTTTAGCTGATATTTTCTTTTCAATGCCATGCTTATGCACCGTAAATACTTCTTCCATGGTAGCAGCACGTCCATCAAAAAGATAAGGAGCTGTGCGCCAGACTTCACGCAGCGTCGGCGTATCCCACCCATTCTCAAACTCGATATCTTCACCGATGCGGTG
The nucleotide sequence above comes from Bacteroides intestinalis DSM 17393. Encoded proteins:
- a CDS encoding SUMF1/EgtB/PvdO family nonheme iron enzyme, which encodes MNKKLLVMSVCIALSLPTMAQRRASAKVKAPATWAESIAAAKNQAHAEMQKTCLPVASKVIKAKEVAVPFSADITGLDEMVLYTWGTVDGTGDDQAVWANAKLVAADGSSVWLNDLRSTFKKTGSGNLRFNENAKGQDVVMKGKTYKRTIMANANAQIVVPLDKKYTRFEAETGLENRSSAGTVIFRLQGITGAGAASDLVAKYPTEATLFLPFGGSDMKALVTTYDAGIEKHIATEVINLLNDKSYFTAQVVQIASKPTLDDQVIGYLNLAQEAMKVYQLQESLCWLNMRAIEEAYNDMVKDAGYDKNTNQAKLAELKLLTGKGFSGIYKNEASALEAANKALQLKRDILLANTALDMDKIIVGRYKIGTSARQVNPRALGTQNNNWSNQTSASRGGFNAEIAELSNLRGDVKTRTIFKPTNGSSVPDLKLHWDADRLMFSMVDTDRRWQVFEVKLDGTGLKKLIETPEKDLEFFDATYLPSGKLIAVSNIGYNGVPCVNGNDEVGNMCLYDPKDGSLRRLTFDQDANWAPTVMNNGRIMYTRWEYTDLTHYFSRFVMHMNPDGTEQKSLYGSGSYFPNSTFDAKPLPGSSSQFIGVISGHHGVTRSGRLMLFDPSKSRKSEKGMLQELPFRDRKIEPIVKDRLVDGVWPQFIKPYPLTDKYFLVTAKLNESALWGVYLIDIYDNLTLIAEFEGEGLICPTPVVQRPVPPVIPEKINLASKEATVFIQDIYEGEGLEGVPRGTVKAFRVLAYEYAYNKTPSDHWAQGVQSGWDIKRLLGTVPVEEDGSAIFKIPANTPISLQPLDSEGRAIQWMRSWLTGMPGETVSCVGCHEDQNQLPIPKRVKASAMAPHEITKPEGGVRSFTFDLEVQPVLDRACIACHDGSNKLADFTGGKIDKFSGFGVSYLNLHPYVYRQGPEAEIEVLDPYEYHASVSPLIKILKTGHHGVELTDKEWQALYNWIDFNAPYHGKFKANEFKGVEQISRRTELTEKYARSGVDWQSEIRSYAKYLEGQEKPAPVKPEKKEYKDKDVKVKGWPFDKTAAQAMLAKEGETKMSIELAPGVKMNFVRIPAGSFVMGSNRGHSDYSPAHKQVVKKGFWMGEIEVSNEQFRTIFPEHDSRFIRQLWKDHVHEGYPANNPEQPAIRVSWEEAMAFCKKLSEKTGKIVTLPTEVQWEWACRAGSDGEFWYGSLNTDFGKFENLADKHLNQMAVRGVNPMPMRETDPWYKYYTYQPKENGVDDGNMLMVKGGGYQANAWGLYDMQGNVAEWTSSDYLPYPYNEKTQGMGTEKVVRGGSWNDHPKASTTYYRRSYLPWQKVYNVGFRVIIED
- a CDS encoding beta-propeller domain-containing protein: MRVYIIIWIILSMGFRAAAQDKLLVAGSGNPNILLLDKQTGKVEWQHALEKGEECNAVALTRKGEILYSYKRGAKLVTWDHQVVWDYKTPDKTELQSATLLQNGGVLLGICGVPAQFIELDKKGKEVNKVTLNLEVERPHSQFRQIFQLRNSNYLIPVMAKQKVLEVSRKGKIIAEHQIEGKAFSSLELPDENLLLPCGDNHCYIVIDRKTGEELKRVNALDIEGVALLFVGQILQLKNGNLLICNWYGHTKDATVDEPQLIEIDKNGKVVWSLHDKKNVGKISAACYIDNFRLPNLK
- the lsrF gene encoding 3-hydroxy-5-phosphonooxypentane-2,4-dione thiolase: MADLDDLREGCNFGLGVAATNNSFHVKGAEHLPWGMKDRLSRIFNPKTGKTVMLAFDHGFIMGPTSGLERIDLNIVPLIEYADCLMCTRGILRTVIPPSTNKPICLRSDAGTSILTELNDNVLIDIEDAIRMNVSAMAVMLSIGDAAHEAKTVANLYKAVDKGTRYGIPVMGVTAVGKDMARDARYFGLASRIAAENGANIVKTYYCDGFEKVVAACPVPVVIAGGKKLPELEALELCYKAISEGASGVDMGRNVFQSEAPAAMIQAVHAVVHENLKPEQAFELFNALKNK
- a CDS encoding DAK2 domain-containing protein codes for the protein MDKLTIDDFKKMLRNALVCITERSDEFSKLDAVLGDGDHGTAIVQSMSALVATADKGTEFKSMLNDMSFNLMLEISGSTSTLLGGFFLGMSDHAEGTELDVAGVKAMFAGGLEGVRKQTKAKLGDKTMMDALIPAVEAIQACDSADVKIILTAGAKAAVKGAEATKEMKANFGRARNYGERSIGYADSGASSWSCMFDAFAKAL
- a CDS encoding dihydroxyacetone kinase subunit DhaK, which produces MMNKFINDPDNLTAELLEGYVMAYSNQVAIGGENIIVRAHAKAEDKVAVITLGGSGHEPALSGFVGDGMLDCSVVGDIFAAPGAQRLFQALQMFKREAGILLVVLNHSGDIMSANMACQLAERTGIKVKTILTHDDISAGLDAPDEDRRGLAGCVPLIKIVGAAAEEGKSLDEIIEIGERFNARLATLAVAMKSCTHPQNGMTISDLPDGEIEIGMGQHGEGGGGRKQLVSADETAEEMIGLLMKKLQPKAGNKALLIINGVGATTHMEMNIVYRKAHQVLENAGIEVAAARIGELLTVQEQAGFQMILGLLDDDHIDYLNNKMSNAPYWTTIGK
- a CDS encoding VOC family protein, which produces MRKINHFGIPTTTPQPGEVYVEGLKVWLTNFNESPNKIEYLRFEEGSWMPELIQKVAHIAYEVDDLAAELEGAKVLVEPMPGGENLTIAFIEEEGIALELMQFDK
- a CDS encoding cupin domain-containing protein, yielding MRLKQVLTLALIAACGMGLVSCTAESKKTEQVMTQEKATYQKKYTNADFYKDGKFDQEAAKKAFLDMFEFYGVPYTPLMEKDIWFTDFGLGDFENVGMGGIFWVNDPEYGYFAHAIYLLPGQMIPEHAHVKTAFPAKHESWMVNHGWVYNFSEVGEETPNAPAVPASHGPIKSKNFVKQNVGDVLRLKELGTFHFMMAGPEGAIVDEWACYHDNDGLRFTNGQAAL
- a CDS encoding chorismate transformation enzyme, FkbO/Hyg5 family, yielding MITHENIEIVHHFLQVAKAPFKEMLMQLLAEYRAVYTPVRMVIFDAPVDNKEYVTRFACIKEAVKELFKEKQPSVSYVAQPPQTMGLVMEVHEVQLTEQDHIEYRILEDLPYITIEREGCKRLFLSGVTGDVLRQNIREQSHGVFSRIAGVLETEGMPVSSIIRQWNYIEKITACDATGHQHYQDFNDVRSLFYNGVEWTTGYPAATGIGTQWGGIMIDVDALLCKDGSVRVLGVDNPLQIAAHAYSQNVLLGEKDAALPQKTTPKFERAKAVWKEDHGFVYVSGTAAIRGEQSLEGVGIEQQTLTTLENIEYLVSRDNLNRSGIPAMENATLITFRVYVKRWEDMEKAKQVVTERYPDLPAIYTLTDVCRSELLIEIEGMGILC